In a single window of the Flavivirga spongiicola genome:
- a CDS encoding InlB B-repeat-containing protein, with product MKTKLLLIALFLSVYTYGQVPTTSLIKSYTLNSSGGLVNQVTPGTGDLIPTGTARGFRGDFLDGLDGAMILNGDSFNAGSRGNSLTNREDATISFWIKTGVVNSTPQNIIQQYELSGFGGNVGWYVELVDGKIRLTSNFLKNGNQITSERTYESGMIADNKWHHVTITLERVTFFFGGAWTFGLHRYVYIDNELHADGRSGGASSLNFVHVNPSISDIKIAQGINKYTGSIDNIRIYNKALDNTERKNLYKEFYDLVPRFYVDLTANGTGSSTTWANAFTDLNKALSVVTTQDVWVKAGTYVPAQHPTQVKATSFSITQDNSRIYGGFNGTETVLSQRDVDTYKTILSGDLLNNDTGALDFNLAEKNDNSFNVVQVWEANNVVIDGFTITGGHANLTGTAGINGAAIFKTYQIKDLTIRNCNIKNNISYGGGAVHCMFANTAPSALNIENTSFDNNLARYGSGIYSYSNNNASVTANITNCLFTNNVSKDLSSTSKGLSASAMWLRGYGNNSTYTVNVVNSTFSKNQDLGTHPDGNTFKATFGLSRRIGTQSTANIYNSIFYGNTTTGGVLINSIDRITNDFQTTINVENSIGENGFTKVSSTNNTSTNDPLFVNATANDFRLQTTSPAKDAGDNTKIPSGITTDLFGNNRIYNTTVDMGAYEFDPALATRYNLTVSKTGSGTVVPNGTSMHNNGDVITLIATPITGWNFAGWSGDASGTTNPLQITMNVNKNITATFSSIQQNLTINKVGSGTVVQNPTPTNGNGYNFGDVVTLTATPAAGYHFNGWMGDIVSNSNTETITMDASKTVTATFNANPVTYVDEDATGANNGSSWVDAYTSLQTALNTVTANSDIWIAEGAYTPHAVDRNISFTTNTNNIGIYGGFNGTETALSQRDFRTNITILTGDLQGNDTGAVNFNLTDKNDNSLHVIRVATDNMILDGITIMGGYASILSPAIHSDGAAILKNDAVDNFIIKNCTIKDNISYARGCILANFSGSGNLTIENTIFDNNLATYASGIYSFTYNNASVTTNITNCLFTNNVSKDKSAVKAYAGSAMWLRGYGSGSTYVANITNCTFAKNQDIGTRAGLDKSTVIISQRSGHGVMAKNISNTIFYDNVGDVSTGRANTDYPSSISITNSIGDFSNINSSNLFNTSNVNPLFVNSVTNDFTLQLGSPAINAGDNTKIPTGIISDLLGNQRVFNTNVDMGAYEFGALSLSVDNFNVKQSSIKLYPNPTSSILNIKTTLAIKQVSVYSMLGTEVLKVPSSVINVSDLSNGMYLVKIEDEIGNTLTKRFIKE from the coding sequence ATGAAAACAAAATTACTTTTAATTGCACTATTTTTAAGTGTATATACTTATGGACAAGTGCCCACAACTAGCTTAATAAAATCTTACACATTAAACTCAAGTGGAGGTTTGGTAAATCAAGTTACTCCAGGAACAGGAGATCTTATTCCAACAGGAACAGCAAGAGGCTTTAGGGGTGATTTTTTAGACGGTCTTGATGGAGCAATGATACTAAACGGAGATAGTTTCAATGCTGGCTCACGAGGAAACTCATTGACTAATAGGGAAGATGCCACTATTAGTTTTTGGATAAAAACAGGGGTAGTAAATAGTACACCTCAAAATATTATACAACAATATGAACTTTCTGGTTTTGGGGGTAATGTTGGTTGGTATGTAGAATTGGTAGATGGAAAGATAAGATTAACGTCTAATTTTTTAAAAAATGGAAACCAAATTACTTCGGAGAGAACGTATGAATCTGGAATGATTGCCGATAATAAATGGCATCATGTAACGATAACCTTAGAGAGAGTTACTTTTTTCTTTGGTGGTGCTTGGACTTTTGGTTTACATAGATACGTTTATATTGATAATGAATTGCATGCAGATGGAAGAAGTGGAGGGGCATCGTCATTAAACTTTGTACATGTAAACCCTAGTATTAGCGATATTAAAATTGCACAAGGGATAAATAAATATACAGGTTCTATTGATAATATTAGAATATATAATAAAGCATTAGATAATACAGAGCGTAAAAACCTGTACAAAGAATTTTATGATTTAGTACCACGTTTTTATGTAGACTTAACGGCTAACGGCACAGGGAGTAGCACGACTTGGGCTAATGCTTTTACAGATTTAAATAAAGCACTTTCTGTAGTAACCACCCAAGATGTATGGGTAAAGGCAGGAACATATGTGCCAGCTCAACACCCTACTCAAGTTAAAGCTACTTCTTTTTCAATTACTCAAGATAACTCTAGGATATATGGTGGTTTTAATGGTACCGAAACAGTGTTGTCTCAAAGAGATGTTGATACTTATAAAACGATTTTGTCTGGTGACCTTTTAAACAATGATACAGGAGCTTTAGATTTTAATCTAGCAGAAAAGAATGATAATAGCTTCAATGTCGTGCAAGTTTGGGAGGCTAACAATGTTGTTATAGATGGATTTACAATTACTGGAGGGCATGCAAATTTAACAGGTACAGCAGGGATTAATGGGGCAGCTATATTTAAAACATATCAAATAAAAGACCTAACAATTAGAAACTGTAACATAAAAAACAATATTTCATACGGAGGTGGTGCTGTTCATTGTATGTTTGCCAATACAGCGCCTTCAGCTCTTAATATCGAAAACACAAGCTTCGATAACAATTTAGCACGTTACGGTTCGGGAATTTATAGCTACTCAAATAACAATGCTTCAGTAACAGCCAATATAACAAACTGCTTATTCACTAATAATGTTTCTAAAGATTTAAGCTCGACAAGTAAAGGGCTTAGCGCAAGTGCTATGTGGTTAAGAGGTTATGGAAATAATTCTACTTATACGGTAAATGTAGTTAATAGTACATTTTCTAAAAATCAAGATTTGGGCACACATCCTGACGGAAATACTTTTAAAGCTACATTTGGTTTAAGCAGAAGGATAGGTACACAATCAACTGCTAATATATATAACTCTATTTTTTATGGAAATACAACTACTGGAGGCGTCTTGATTAATTCTATTGATAGAATAACGAATGATTTTCAAACTACAATAAATGTAGAAAATTCTATTGGAGAAAATGGTTTTACAAAAGTATCCTCTACCAATAATACAAGTACTAATGATCCTTTATTTGTGAATGCTACTGCAAACGATTTTAGACTTCAAACAACTTCACCGGCAAAAGACGCTGGGGATAATACTAAAATACCTTCAGGAATTACTACAGACCTGTTTGGGAACAATCGTATTTACAATACCACAGTAGATATGGGGGCGTATGAGTTTGATCCAGCTTTAGCGACACGATACAATTTAACGGTTAGTAAAACGGGTAGTGGTACTGTAGTACCTAATGGAACTAGTATGCATAATAACGGAGATGTGATTACATTAATAGCAACACCTATAACAGGGTGGAATTTTGCAGGCTGGTCTGGAGATGCTTCAGGAACAACCAATCCATTACAGATAACCATGAATGTTAATAAAAATATTACGGCTACCTTTAGTTCTATACAGCAAAACCTTACGATTAATAAGGTAGGTAGCGGTACGGTAGTACAAAACCCAACACCAACCAATGGTAATGGGTATAATTTTGGTGACGTTGTAACACTAACTGCAACCCCAGCAGCTGGATATCATTTTAATGGTTGGATGGGAGATATTGTATCAAATAGTAATACCGAAACTATTACTATGGATGCAAGTAAAACCGTAACTGCAACATTTAATGCGAATCCAGTAACTTATGTAGATGAAGATGCTACAGGAGCTAATAATGGTAGCTCTTGGGTAGATGCTTACACCAGTTTACAAACAGCATTAAATACGGTTACTGCAAATAGTGATATTTGGATAGCAGAAGGAGCATATACACCACATGCTGTTGATAGGAATATTTCTTTTACAACCAATACTAATAATATAGGTATTTATGGTGGTTTTAATGGTACAGAAACAGCCTTATCTCAAAGAGATTTTAGAACCAATATAACGATATTAACTGGTGATTTACAAGGGAATGATACAGGAGCAGTAAATTTTAATTTAACTGACAAAAATGATAATTCGTTACACGTAATTAGAGTGGCTACAGATAATATGATTTTAGATGGAATAACTATTATGGGAGGTTATGCTTCTATACTTTCTCCAGCTATACATAGCGACGGTGCAGCCATATTAAAAAATGATGCCGTTGATAATTTTATTATTAAAAATTGTACAATAAAAGATAATATCAGTTATGCTAGAGGGTGTATTTTGGCTAATTTTAGTGGTTCAGGAAATTTAACCATAGAAAATACTATTTTTGATAATAATTTAGCAACTTATGCTTCAGGAATTTATAGCTTTACCTATAATAATGCATCGGTAACAACCAATATTACCAATTGTTTATTTACTAATAACGTTTCTAAGGACAAAAGCGCTGTTAAAGCGTATGCAGGTAGCGCTATGTGGTTAAGAGGGTATGGATCAGGATCTACCTATGTAGCAAACATTACCAACTGTACTTTTGCTAAAAATCAAGACATTGGTACACGAGCAGGACTAGACAAATCTACAGTAATTATTAGTCAAAGAAGCGGCCATGGAGTAATGGCTAAAAACATATCTAATACTATATTTTATGACAATGTAGGGGATGTCTCTACAGGTAGAGCGAATACAGATTACCCAAGTAGCATTAGTATCACAAACTCTATTGGTGATTTTAGTAATATAAACTCGTCAAATCTATTTAACACAAGTAATGTTAATCCATTATTTGTCAATAGTGTTACTAACGATTTTACCTTACAGTTAGGTTCCCCAGCTATAAATGCAGGAGACAATACTAAAATACCAACAGGCATAATTTCTGATCTATTAGGAAACCAACGTGTTTTTAATACTAATGTAGATATGGGAGCTTATGAGTTTGGGGCTCTATCTTTAAGTGTTGACAATTTTAATGTTAAACAATCAAGCATCAAGCTTTATCCAAATCCGACTTCAAGTATTTTAAATATAAAAACAACATTAGCAATAAAACAAGTTTCAGTTTATTCTATGTTAGGAACAGAAGTTTTAAAGGTACCATCATCAGTTATTAATGTTTCTGATTTATCTAATGGTATGTATTTAGTAAAAATTGAAGATGAAATAGGCAATACTTTAACTAAACGTTTTATTAAAGAGTAA
- a CDS encoding class I SAM-dependent methyltransferase, producing the protein MSKKLFRFILNFIPRPLLIRLSYIIRPILAFLLKGNTYTDPIDDRNFRSFLPYGYGTQRNNVLSPSTLSLERHRLLWLYLKNETDFFSAKKKVLHFAPEQAFYKRFRKMKNLEYITTDLNSPLADVKADICNLPFKDDEFDIIFCNHVLEHIPDDTKAMQELYRVLKVGGMGVFQIPQDLTREATFEDNTITDKKERAKIFGQYDHVRVYGRDYFDKLRSVGFKVEEVDYTSILSEADITKYCLAKGEIIPVVYK; encoded by the coding sequence GTGTCAAAAAAACTCTTTAGATTTATACTAAATTTTATACCAAGACCTCTACTAATTAGGTTAAGTTATATAATTCGCCCTATTCTAGCGTTCCTTTTAAAAGGCAATACATATACCGATCCCATAGACGATAGAAACTTTAGAAGCTTTTTACCTTATGGTTATGGCACACAACGTAACAATGTACTCTCTCCTTCTACTCTTTCTTTAGAACGTCACAGATTGTTATGGTTGTATTTAAAAAACGAAACCGATTTCTTTTCAGCTAAAAAAAAAGTACTGCATTTCGCTCCGGAGCAAGCATTTTACAAACGCTTTAGAAAGATGAAAAATCTCGAGTATATAACAACCGATTTAAATTCTCCTTTAGCCGACGTAAAAGCTGATATTTGTAATCTACCATTTAAAGATGACGAATTTGACATCATTTTTTGCAATCACGTTTTAGAACACATACCTGATGACACGAAAGCGATGCAAGAGCTATATCGAGTTTTAAAAGTTGGTGGCATGGGTGTTTTTCAAATTCCGCAAGACTTAACAAGAGAAGCAACTTTTGAAGATAACACCATAACAGATAAGAAAGAGCGAGCAAAAATATTTGGACAATATGATCATGTACGTGTTTATGGTCGTGATTATTTTGATAAACTTCGCAGCGTTGGTTTTAAAGTTGAAGAAGTTGATTATACTTCAATACTTTCTGAAGCAGATATTACAAAATATTGTTTAGCTAAGGGTGAGATAATTCCTGTGGTTTATAAGTAA
- a CDS encoding GxxExxY protein: MSKLIYKEEAYKMIGICMEVHNQLGKGFNEVVYADALEIELMDNGISYSREMKFGITYKGNLLPHKYKADFIIDDKIVLELKAIDCLTSAHIKQTLNYLAVSKLKLGLLINFGEDSLKYKRIVL; encoded by the coding sequence ATGTCTAAATTAATTTACAAAGAAGAAGCTTATAAAATGATTGGCATTTGTATGGAAGTACATAATCAATTAGGCAAAGGGTTTAATGAAGTAGTTTATGCAGATGCATTAGAAATAGAATTAATGGACAATGGAATATCTTATTCTAGAGAGATGAAGTTTGGCATTACTTATAAAGGAAATTTACTACCGCATAAATATAAAGCTGATTTCATTATAGATGATAAGATCGTATTAGAACTAAAAGCAATTGACTGCTTAACTTCTGCTCATATTAAACAAACATTAAACTATCTTGCGGTATCAAAACTTAAGCTTGGTTTATTAATTAACTTTGGAGAAGATAGCTTAAAATATAAAAGAATCGTATTATAG
- the map gene encoding type I methionyl aminopeptidase — protein MIVIKTKEEIELMRESALIVSKTLGMLAKEVKEGVTTMQLDKLAEAFIRDQGALPGFLGLYDCPSTLLCSVNEAVVHGLPTNIPLKNGDIVSIDCGALMNDFYGDHAYTFEIGDVDPETKKLIQVTKESLYVGIREFKANNRVGDVGYAIQKHCENHGYGVVRELVGHGLGKKMHEDPEMPNYGKRGRGKKFVEGMVVAIEPMINGGTHKVRQLKDGWTIVTQDGKPSVHFEHDVALVDGKPEILSTFAYVHEALGIESHEEDEFRQKALVL, from the coding sequence ATGATTGTAATAAAAACAAAAGAGGAAATTGAGTTGATGCGCGAAAGTGCTTTAATCGTTTCAAAAACACTTGGTATGCTTGCTAAAGAAGTCAAGGAAGGTGTTACCACAATGCAACTTGATAAGCTTGCAGAAGCGTTTATAAGAGATCAAGGTGCTTTACCAGGGTTTTTGGGATTGTATGATTGTCCATCAACTTTGCTTTGTAGTGTAAACGAAGCAGTAGTGCATGGTTTACCAACAAACATACCTTTAAAAAATGGTGATATTGTTTCTATAGATTGTGGTGCATTAATGAACGATTTTTACGGAGATCATGCGTATACTTTTGAAATTGGTGATGTAGATCCTGAAACAAAAAAACTTATACAAGTAACTAAGGAATCTCTTTATGTTGGCATCAGGGAATTTAAAGCGAATAATCGCGTGGGTGATGTTGGCTATGCTATACAAAAGCATTGTGAAAACCATGGTTATGGCGTTGTTCGGGAATTAGTTGGACATGGCTTAGGTAAAAAGATGCATGAAGACCCAGAAATGCCAAATTATGGAAAACGTGGTCGTGGTAAGAAATTTGTTGAAGGTATGGTAGTAGCTATAGAGCCAATGATAAATGGAGGCACCCACAAAGTAAGACAATTAAAAGACGGGTGGACTATTGTTACACAAGATGGAAAACCTAGTGTTCATTTTGAACATGATGTAGCACTTGTAGACGGAAAACCTGAAATACTATCGACTTTTGCATATGTACATGAAGCTTTAGGAATTGAGAGTCATGAAGAAGATGAGTTTCGTCAGAAAGCTTTAGTTCTTTAG
- a CDS encoding acetyl-CoA hydrolase/transferase family protein, which produces MYKIVSAEDAVKVIKNNDRVYIQAAAAAPQLLMNAMTERHEELRNVEVCHLHVEGDTGYANPELRESFHVNSFFIGNNVRHTLTSGNGSYTPVFLSELPLLFKRNILPLDVALIHVSVPDKHGYCSLGVSVEASLAAIDNAKIVIAQVNEQMPRTHGDGIIHITEVDLFVECNESIPAYNLGTPSTIEHKIGDYVASLIEDKSTLQMGIGTIPNAVLSRLTNHKDLGLHTEMFSDGVIDLILKDVINGNFKGVNPGRALATFVIGSKQLYDYVDDNPFVEMRASDYVNDVSIIKQNPRMVAINSAIEVDLTGQVCADSIGAKMYSGVGGQMDYIRGASLSHGGKAIIALPSITKKGVSRIVPSLKPGAGVVTTRAHVHYVVTEYGIANLYGKTIKERVKALVNIAHPDHRESIDKTYYQLI; this is translated from the coding sequence ATGTATAAGATTGTTAGTGCAGAAGATGCTGTTAAAGTAATTAAAAACAATGATAGGGTTTATATTCAGGCAGCTGCAGCAGCTCCACAACTGTTAATGAATGCTATGACCGAGCGTCATGAGGAATTAAGAAATGTTGAAGTTTGTCATTTACACGTTGAAGGGGACACGGGTTATGCCAATCCTGAACTTAGAGAAAGTTTTCATGTAAATTCATTTTTTATTGGGAATAATGTGCGTCATACATTAACATCTGGTAATGGATCGTATACGCCCGTTTTTTTAAGCGAGCTACCATTACTATTTAAAAGGAACATCTTACCATTGGATGTCGCATTAATTCATGTATCAGTTCCAGACAAACATGGGTATTGCTCGTTGGGAGTTTCGGTTGAAGCTAGCTTGGCTGCTATAGATAATGCAAAAATTGTTATTGCACAGGTAAATGAGCAAATGCCAAGAACACATGGAGACGGCATTATTCATATTACTGAGGTAGATTTATTTGTTGAGTGTAACGAGTCTATACCTGCATATAATTTAGGGACTCCATCTACTATTGAACATAAAATTGGTGATTATGTAGCTAGCTTAATTGAAGATAAAAGCACACTACAAATGGGAATCGGAACCATCCCTAATGCCGTATTATCACGTTTAACGAATCATAAAGATTTGGGCTTGCATACTGAAATGTTTTCTGATGGTGTTATTGATTTAATTTTAAAAGATGTGATTAACGGAAACTTTAAAGGCGTTAACCCTGGACGTGCATTAGCTACATTTGTAATAGGTTCTAAACAATTGTATGATTATGTTGATGATAATCCGTTTGTTGAAATGCGTGCTTCAGATTATGTAAACGATGTTTCTATTATTAAGCAAAATCCTAGAATGGTAGCTATTAATTCTGCTATTGAAGTAGATTTAACAGGTCAAGTTTGCGCAGACTCTATTGGAGCTAAAATGTATTCAGGTGTGGGTGGTCAAATGGATTATATTAGAGGAGCCTCTTTAAGTCATGGTGGGAAAGCTATTATAGCATTACCCTCAATCACAAAAAAAGGTGTTAGTAGGATTGTTCCATCTTTAAAACCAGGAGCTGGTGTTGTTACTACAAGAGCACATGTGCATTATGTTGTTACTGAATATGGAATAGCTAACTTATATGGTAAAACCATTAAAGAAAGAGTTAAAGCGTTAGTAAATATTGCACACCCAGACCATAGAGAATCTATAGATAAGACCTATTACCAATTAATTTAA
- a CDS encoding BT0820 family HAD-type phosphatase, whose product MNFNNQLIIAIDFDGTIVEDAYPKIGKPILFAFETLKKLQDNGHRLILWTYRSGKKLDEAVKFCEDNGISFYAVNNSFPEEEYTNDVSRKINADLFIDDRNIGGFLGWGEIYQLLTNTKPPEVKKKKGLFSFLK is encoded by the coding sequence ATGAATTTTAACAATCAACTTATTATTGCAATAGATTTTGATGGTACTATTGTTGAGGATGCTTATCCTAAAATAGGAAAACCCATATTGTTTGCTTTTGAAACTTTGAAAAAGCTACAAGATAATGGGCATCGACTTATTTTATGGACTTATAGGAGTGGTAAAAAATTAGATGAAGCCGTTAAGTTCTGTGAGGATAATGGTATCTCTTTTTATGCCGTAAATAATAGTTTTCCTGAAGAGGAATACACCAACGATGTAAGCAGAAAAATTAATGCCGATTTATTTATTGACGATAGAAATATAGGAGGTTTTTTAGGTTGGGGTGAAATATATCAATTACTCACAAACACAAAACCTCCCGAAGTTAAAAAAAAGAAAGGGCTCTTTAGTTTTCTAAAATAG
- the gpmI gene encoding 2,3-bisphosphoglycerate-independent phosphoglycerate mutase, with translation MNKKVILMILDGWGNSPDPKVSAIDHANTSFIDSLYKKYPFATLRTDGLHVGLPEGQMGNSEVGHMNLGAGRIVYQDLVKVNLAVKNKTLNNEKVLVDAFNYAKTNDKDVHFLGLLSDGGVHSHINHLFGLLDAANDFGLTKTFVHAFTDGRDVDPKSGYGFLTELESHLEKTNSKLATVTGRYYAMDRDKRWERIKLAYDALVNGHGEKSTNITETIQKSYKNDITDEFIKPIIMTDESGNPQASIKEGDVVIFFNFRTDRGRELTEALSQTDFHEQNMHKLNLHYVTLTNYDETYKNVNVIFNKDNLTETLGEVLEKHNKKQIRIAETEKYPHVTFFFSGGREEPFNGEMRILRNSPKVATYDLKPEMSAYELRDALIPELQKGDVDFVCLNFANGDMVGHTGVMEAAIKACEAVDKCVEDVITSALENGYSTLLIADHGNCETMINPDGSPNTAHTTNPVPVILIDKELKTIKDGILGDMAPTILKLMGVEQPESMTQHSLV, from the coding sequence ATGAACAAAAAAGTTATCTTAATGATACTTGACGGTTGGGGTAATTCTCCAGATCCTAAAGTTTCTGCTATCGATCATGCAAACACATCTTTTATAGACTCTCTTTATAAAAAATATCCATTCGCAACCTTAAGAACCGATGGGTTACATGTTGGATTACCAGAAGGGCAAATGGGAAATAGCGAAGTCGGCCACATGAACCTTGGTGCCGGACGTATTGTCTATCAAGACTTAGTAAAAGTCAATTTAGCTGTAAAGAACAAAACATTAAATAACGAAAAAGTATTGGTAGATGCATTCAACTATGCAAAAACCAATGACAAGGATGTTCATTTTTTAGGATTATTAAGTGATGGTGGCGTACATTCTCATATTAACCATTTATTTGGATTATTAGATGCCGCTAATGATTTTGGTTTAACCAAAACTTTTGTTCATGCATTTACAGATGGTCGCGATGTAGACCCAAAATCTGGTTATGGTTTTCTTACTGAATTAGAAAGTCATTTAGAAAAAACAAATAGCAAATTAGCTACTGTAACTGGTCGTTACTATGCTATGGATAGAGACAAACGTTGGGAGCGTATAAAATTAGCCTATGATGCTTTGGTTAATGGTCATGGAGAAAAGTCTACTAATATCACAGAGACCATTCAAAAAAGTTATAAAAATGATATTACTGACGAGTTTATTAAACCAATTATCATGACTGATGAATCTGGTAATCCTCAAGCAAGCATAAAGGAAGGTGATGTCGTTATCTTTTTTAACTTTAGAACAGATCGTGGTAGGGAATTAACAGAAGCTTTATCTCAAACTGATTTCCATGAGCAAAACATGCACAAATTGAATTTGCATTATGTCACGCTTACAAATTATGATGAAACTTACAAAAATGTAAACGTTATTTTCAATAAAGATAATTTAACTGAAACATTAGGTGAAGTTTTAGAAAAACATAACAAAAAACAAATTCGTATTGCTGAAACAGAAAAATATCCACATGTTACATTCTTTTTCTCGGGCGGACGTGAAGAACCTTTTAATGGTGAAATGCGTATTCTAAGAAACTCACCAAAAGTAGCTACTTACGATTTGAAACCGGAAATGAGCGCTTACGAATTACGTGATGCATTGATTCCTGAGCTTCAAAAAGGTGATGTTGATTTTGTTTGTTTAAATTTTGCTAATGGTGATATGGTAGGTCATACCGGTGTTATGGAAGCTGCTATCAAAGCTTGTGAAGCCGTAGATAAATGTGTAGAAGACGTTATCACTTCAGCTTTAGAAAATGGCTATTCTACATTACTTATAGCGGATCATGGAAATTGTGAAACTATGATAAACCCTGACGGTTCACCAAATACAGCTCATACAACAAACCCTGTTCCTGTTATTTTAATCGATAAGGAATTAAAAACTATCAAAGATGGTATTTTAGGTGATATGGCACCCACTATTTTAAAGTTAATGGGGGTTGAACAGCCAGAATCTATGACACAGCACTCCTTAGTTTAA
- a CDS encoding ankyrin repeat domain-containing protein, translating into MKKSVIITAIALCFSIVTANAKTITDNTNNTNVEFVFKVNSFCVSIAKGDIETVKKLIDRGADVNEMSNGMTPVMYAAKFNRTDILKLLIAKGANLKAKSAKKMTALKYAELHGANDAAAILKEAIAEAKAAKKRK; encoded by the coding sequence ATGAAAAAATCAGTCATTATTACCGCCATTGCATTATGTTTCTCTATTGTGACAGCTAATGCTAAAACGATCACAGATAACACTAATAATACTAATGTTGAGTTTGTATTTAAAGTGAATTCATTTTGCGTTTCAATCGCTAAAGGAGATATAGAAACCGTGAAAAAACTTATTGATAGAGGAGCAGATGTTAATGAAATGTCTAACGGAATGACCCCAGTGATGTATGCTGCTAAATTTAACAGAACAGATATTTTAAAACTTTTAATTGCCAAAGGCGCCAATTTAAAAGCCAAATCTGCTAAAAAAATGACCGCATTAAAATATGCTGAATTGCATGGAGCAAATGATGCAGCAGCAATTCTAAAAGAGGCCATAGCAGAAGCTAAAGCAGCAAAAAAGAGAAAATAA
- a CDS encoding M48 family metalloprotease: MRGKNLKVRLLIGAAIALFFVFKRCSQQEVNPYTGRTQTISMTADKEIAIGLQSAPQMAQQHGGLHSNNQYQALVDNVGNKLVNNSIAKDTPYQYEFHLLADPNTINAFALPGGQVFITYALFSKLENEDQLAGVLGHEIGHVLGRHSAERIAESEYWQGLTTAGSVGADMGGLINNIGQNTLLTNGRDDELESDDLGVLFMLKAGYNPEEMIGVMEILKAAAGPNRVPEFQSTHPDPDNRIEKIQEAIEKHKNQ; encoded by the coding sequence ATGAGAGGAAAAAATCTTAAAGTCCGTTTATTAATAGGTGCAGCTATCGCATTGTTCTTTGTTTTTAAAAGATGTAGTCAACAAGAAGTGAACCCTTATACAGGAAGAACACAAACCATATCTATGACTGCTGATAAAGAAATCGCCATTGGATTGCAAAGTGCACCACAAATGGCACAGCAACATGGAGGTCTGCATTCTAATAATCAATATCAAGCTTTGGTTGACAATGTTGGAAACAAATTAGTTAACAATAGTATCGCTAAAGACACTCCTTACCAATATGAATTTCATTTATTGGCAGACCCTAACACTATAAATGCATTTGCATTACCCGGAGGGCAGGTATTTATAACCTATGCTTTATTTTCTAAGTTAGAAAACGAAGACCAACTAGCAGGGGTTTTGGGTCATGAAATTGGACATGTTCTAGGTCGTCATAGTGCGGAAAGAATAGCAGAAAGTGAATATTGGCAAGGGCTAACAACTGCTGGTTCTGTTGGAGCAGACATGGGTGGGCTCATAAATAATATTGGTCAGAACACACTGCTTACTAATGGAAGGGACGATGAATTAGAAAGTGATGATCTCGGCGTTCTTTTTATGCTTAAGGCTGGTTATAATCCCGAAGAAATGATTGGTGTCATGGAAATTTTAAAAGCGGCAGCCGGTCCTAATCGGGTTCCGGAATTTCAAAGTACACACCCAGATCCAGATAACAGAATTGAAAAAATTCAAGAAGCCATAGAAAAACACAAAAATCAATAA
- a CDS encoding GNAT family N-acetyltransferase — translation MSFVFKIIEKENINSVIPLVQKLNDNKTSYAVLEQRFSEMVTQNYECAVIYDNEDLIGVTGLWFCTRHYSGKSVEVDHVYIDETYRGKGLGKQFFEWIYNYALEKGCESVELNTYVSNYPSHKFYYNEGFNILGYHFFKKL, via the coding sequence ATGTCTTTTGTGTTTAAAATTATAGAAAAAGAAAATATAAATTCTGTTATTCCATTAGTGCAAAAACTAAATGATAATAAAACTTCTTATGCTGTTCTAGAGCAACGTTTTTCAGAGATGGTTACTCAAAATTATGAATGCGCTGTAATATATGATAATGAAGATTTAATAGGTGTTACAGGTTTATGGTTTTGCACTAGACATTATTCTGGAAAGAGTGTGGAAGTTGATCATGTTTATATAGATGAAACCTATAGGGGAAAAGGTTTAGGCAAGCAGTTTTTTGAATGGATATATAATTATGCTTTAGAAAAAGGTTGTGAATCAGTAGAGTTAAATACTTATGTAAGCAATTATCCTTCCCATAAATTTTATTATAATGAGGGTTTTAATATTTTAGGATATCATTTTTTTAAAAAGTTATAG